A genome region from Schistocerca americana isolate TAMUIC-IGC-003095 chromosome 1, iqSchAmer2.1, whole genome shotgun sequence includes the following:
- the LOC124622193 gene encoding molybdenum cofactor biosynthesis protein 1-like — MVDVGSKLVTERTAAARAKVFVGPELMKLVRKNGLKKGDVLSVARLAGIVGSKQTSSLIPLCHNISLSSVAVDIELDSALNCVIVTGTAKCRGQTGVEMEALTAVSVSALTVYDMCKAVSHDIVISEIMLLAKSGGTRGDFHRT; from the coding sequence atggtcgatgtgggttcgaagctggtgacagaacggactgctgcagcacgagcaaaggtttttgtgggacccgaactgatgaaactcgtacgaaaaaatggcctgaagaaaggtgacgtacttagcgttgctcgcctggcgggaattgtggggtccaagcagacgtccagccttatccctctgtgtcataacatatctttatcctctgtggctgtggacattgaactggactctgctctcaactgtgtgattgtaactggcacggcaaagtgtagagggcagacgggtgtggagatggaagctctcactgctgtatcggtgtctgccttaacagtgtacgatatgtgcaaagctgtgagtcatgacattgtgatatctgaaataatgcttctggccaaaagtgggggaactagaggagacttccaccggacatga